A portion of the Halodesulfovibrio sp. MK-HDV genome contains these proteins:
- the lptB gene encoding LPS export ABC transporter ATP-binding protein, which yields MSIIQAEGLCKIYGKREVVRNINLQMQQGEIVGLLGPNGAGKTTTFYMLIGIVKPNAGVVRVDDMEVTDWPLHERARIGLSYLPQESSVFKKLTVSQNLQLILEQTALSRDDQKKREEELMEEFGITHIRDTHAMHISGGERRRLEIARALIRDPKFILLDEPFAGIDPLAVDDIQDIIRKLRDKGMGVLISDHNVRETLKICDRANLVYEGQIILSGTPQEIVENPKARSVYLGEDFSL from the coding sequence ATGTCTATTATCCAAGCTGAAGGACTTTGCAAAATTTACGGCAAGCGTGAGGTTGTCCGCAATATCAATCTGCAAATGCAGCAGGGTGAAATTGTGGGACTTCTTGGCCCTAACGGCGCTGGTAAAACAACAACATTCTACATGCTCATTGGTATTGTTAAACCAAATGCCGGTGTGGTTCGTGTAGATGATATGGAAGTCACAGACTGGCCATTGCACGAACGTGCACGAATCGGCCTGAGCTATCTTCCTCAGGAAAGTTCTGTTTTCAAAAAACTCACAGTCTCTCAGAACTTGCAATTAATTTTGGAACAAACAGCACTTTCCCGTGATGACCAGAAAAAACGTGAAGAAGAACTGATGGAAGAATTCGGTATCACACATATTCGTGATACCCATGCCATGCATATTTCCGGTGGTGAACGCCGCCGTCTTGAAATTGCCCGCGCATTAATCAGAGACCCTAAGTTTATTCTTCTCGATGAGCCATTTGCAGGCATTGACCCACTCGCTGTAGATGACATTCAGGACATCATCCGTAAACTGCGTGACAAAGGAATGGGCGTACTCATTTCCGACCACAACGTTAGGGAAACATTAAAAATTTGCGATAGAGCTAACCTTGTTTATGAAGGGCAAATAATTCTTTCCGGTACGCCGCAAGAGATAGTTGAGAACCCAAAGGCGCGTAGCGTCTACCTTGGAGAAGATTTTAGTCTCTAG
- the lptA gene encoding lipopolysaccharide transport periplasmic protein LptA, with protein MKALFRILVLSICLFTITNTAAMAAPAGDDVKVTSEKMTYSADGQTVVFTGNVIVKHPEADMWANKVTVYLQSDKNAEKSDATGDVNPGKIEKIVSEGNVRIKMEQNRRGTCDVATYTLKDELLVMTGSPKLSEGKNTIAGNVIKFWVKENRSEVLGSSNQPVEAIFSAPGKAKE; from the coding sequence ATGAAAGCTCTGTTCCGAATTCTGGTGTTATCTATTTGCCTCTTTACAATCACAAACACCGCCGCCATGGCAGCACCCGCTGGAGATGACGTTAAAGTCACCTCTGAAAAAATGACGTACAGCGCAGACGGACAAACCGTCGTGTTTACCGGAAATGTTATTGTTAAACACCCAGAAGCTGATATGTGGGCAAATAAAGTTACCGTCTATCTGCAAAGTGATAAGAACGCAGAAAAATCCGATGCAACTGGTGACGTCAATCCGGGTAAAATCGAAAAAATTGTCTCTGAAGGTAATGTTCGCATCAAAATGGAGCAGAACAGACGAGGCACCTGTGATGTCGCAACTTATACTCTCAAGGATGAACTGCTTGTTATGACTGGTTCACCAAAATTAAGTGAAGGTAAAAACACTATCGCCGGCAACGTCATCAAGTTCTGGGTAAAAGAAAACCGCAGTGAAGTACTCGGTTCTTCCAACCAGCCTGTTGAAGCAATTTTTTCAGCACCAGGTAAGGCAAAAGAATAA
- the lptC gene encoding LPS export ABC transporter periplasmic protein LptC, with protein sequence MRKWLIWGALLALLGGGLFYLQSSVEEEIADKVSEAIGNDAKTNVDLSLKGIELKQGEAGKELWTLKATNGWYQKDKSIIDLAEPDIMYFVQPDRDQVHIVAPNGTINQKKGVARLWGDVKVTNQKGTITSSELTFEDKKKLLIMTGNVVFTGEGFDGSSDDASWNLNENTITATGNVVVKFRAKQLTDATGGEK encoded by the coding sequence ATGAGAAAGTGGTTGATTTGGGGGGCATTGTTAGCTTTACTTGGCGGCGGCTTATTCTATCTGCAAAGCTCTGTAGAAGAGGAAATTGCAGATAAGGTAAGTGAAGCCATTGGTAATGATGCTAAAACAAATGTTGATCTTTCTTTAAAAGGTATTGAGCTGAAGCAGGGTGAAGCAGGCAAAGAACTGTGGACGCTGAAAGCGACTAACGGCTGGTATCAGAAAGACAAGAGCATTATTGATCTTGCTGAGCCGGACATCATGTACTTTGTTCAACCGGACCGTGACCAAGTGCACATTGTGGCACCAAACGGCACCATTAACCAAAAAAAAGGTGTCGCCCGCTTATGGGGTGATGTGAAAGTAACCAACCAGAAAGGCACAATTACAAGTAGTGAGCTTACTTTTGAAGATAAAAAGAAACTGCTCATTATGACAGGTAATGTTGTCTTCACTGGTGAAGGTTTTGACGGTTCTTCCGACGATGCAAGTTGGAATTTAAATGAAAATACGATCACAGCAACCGGTAATGTAGTTGTAAAATTCCGTGCTAAACAGCTGACCGACGCGACTGGTGGAGAAAAATAA
- a CDS encoding HAD family hydrolase, whose protein sequence is MNAKSLAKDIKLIVLDCDGVLTDGGLYYDHEGNVTKRFNVLDGLGIKAAQASDLVIGVITGLDAKSVATRMNDLGITDYYAGHLKKMVCIEEIREKYNLEWQQIAYVGDDWIDLAPMRKVGLPIAVANAMPEVKEVAVLETKTAGGHGAVREALNFIMNAQGKLEGIVNSIGG, encoded by the coding sequence ATGAATGCTAAGAGCCTAGCCAAGGATATTAAACTCATTGTCCTTGATTGTGATGGCGTGCTCACCGATGGTGGGCTATACTACGACCATGAAGGCAACGTGACCAAACGGTTCAACGTGCTTGATGGACTTGGTATTAAAGCCGCTCAAGCTTCCGATCTTGTAATCGGAGTAATCACAGGGCTAGATGCCAAATCTGTTGCGACTCGTATGAACGATCTCGGAATTACTGATTATTATGCCGGTCATTTAAAAAAAATGGTATGCATTGAAGAAATCAGAGAAAAATACAATCTTGAGTGGCAACAAATTGCTTATGTTGGCGATGACTGGATTGACTTAGCGCCAATGCGTAAAGTAGGGCTCCCAATTGCTGTGGCAAACGCAATGCCAGAAGTAAAAGAGGTCGCCGTGTTAGAAACCAAAACCGCTGGCGGGCACGGTGCTGTTCGCGAAGCGCTCAATTTTATTATGAACGCTCAAGGAAAACTTGAGGGTATTGTTAACTCTATAGGTGGTTAA
- the kdsA gene encoding 3-deoxy-8-phosphooctulonate synthase has protein sequence MKHIENGSALYAELTTKPFVFAGPCALESFELALETAHAVKEAAEAAGLKAVFKSSYDKANRTSLSSFRGPGLAKGLEWLARIKEETGLPVVTDIHEPEQAAPVAEVADVMQIPAFLCRQTSLLIAAAKTGRVINVKKGQFVAPWDMKPALDKLFSTGNKNIMLTERGASFGYNNLVVDFRSFPIMQSYGVPVVFDATHSVQLPGGQGGTSGGDRSFVPRLSRAAVAAGVNGVFIETHPDPDNALCDGPNSWPVAKLPHLLRDLSALWSMNYEC, from the coding sequence ATGAAACATATCGAAAACGGTTCTGCTTTATACGCAGAACTGACAACAAAACCTTTTGTTTTTGCTGGCCCTTGCGCCCTTGAAAGTTTTGAACTTGCTTTGGAAACAGCACATGCTGTAAAAGAAGCAGCAGAGGCAGCCGGACTGAAAGCTGTGTTCAAGAGCTCATATGATAAAGCGAACCGAACCTCTCTTTCCAGCTTCAGAGGCCCGGGACTCGCTAAAGGCCTCGAATGGTTGGCACGTATTAAAGAAGAAACCGGTCTGCCTGTCGTAACAGACATTCACGAACCGGAACAAGCTGCACCTGTTGCCGAAGTCGCAGATGTAATGCAAATTCCGGCATTCTTATGCCGCCAGACAAGCCTGCTTATTGCCGCAGCCAAAACTGGCCGCGTTATAAATGTTAAAAAAGGGCAGTTTGTTGCTCCGTGGGATATGAAGCCAGCACTGGACAAATTATTCTCAACGGGCAACAAAAATATCATGCTCACAGAACGTGGCGCATCTTTTGGGTATAACAACCTTGTTGTAGATTTCCGCTCATTCCCTATCATGCAGTCTTACGGCGTGCCTGTAGTATTCGATGCAACACACTCAGTTCAGCTTCCGGGCGGACAGGGTGGCACTTCCGGCGGTGACCGCTCTTTTGTACCTCGCCTATCCCGAGCTGCTGTTGCCGCAGGCGTTAACGGCGTATTTATTGAAACACACCCTGATCCTGACAATGCACTTTGCGATGGCCCTAACAGCTGGCCTGTTGCTAAATTACCTCATCTTCTGCGTGATCTTTCTGCACTCTGGAGCATGAATTATGAATGCTAA
- a CDS encoding CTP synthase, with amino-acid sequence MKTKFIFVTGGVLSSLGKGLSAASIGVLLKARGLNVTIQKLDPYINVDPGTMNPFQHGEVYVTDDGAETDLDLGHYERYLNVPLSQKNNYTSGSIYHKVITKERRGDYLGGTVQVIPHITDEIKKCVLSLASDDLDVAIIEIGGTVGDIEGLPFLEAIRQLRTDLGREHCMYIHLTLVPYLKAAGEHKTKPTQHSVKELRSIGIQPDMIICRCEKPIQEHLKHKIALFCNVDRDAVFSCADVDNIYEVPLAFYDEGLDQKIAIMLRLPAKNADLVPWQNLIHNFNNPKGSVTIGIVGKYVDLKEAYKSLHEALVHGGLANRVTVEFEYVNSEEVNTKNVATKLKGLDGILVPGGFGHRGIEGKMLAINYAREKKIPFFGICLGMQLAVIEYARNVVGIKEATSVEFDENAKEPLIYLMTEWYDFRKEAIEKRDEGTDKGGTLRLGAYPCKIRPKTNAQVAYGEELISERHRHRYEFNNAYYKRLEEAGMSFSGVSPDETLVEIVEVKDHPWFLACQFHPEFKSTPMNPHPLFREFVKASKTNKK; translated from the coding sequence ATGAAAACTAAGTTTATCTTCGTTACTGGTGGGGTTTTGTCTTCTTTAGGGAAGGGCCTTTCAGCTGCATCCATTGGTGTCCTCCTTAAAGCTAGAGGTTTAAATGTAACCATTCAGAAACTCGACCCTTATATCAACGTTGACCCGGGTACTATGAACCCGTTTCAGCATGGTGAGGTGTATGTAACGGATGACGGTGCTGAAACTGACCTCGACCTCGGTCATTACGAACGTTACCTCAACGTTCCTCTTTCTCAGAAGAACAACTACACCTCCGGTTCCATTTACCACAAAGTTATCACCAAAGAACGTCGCGGTGACTACCTTGGCGGTACCGTACAGGTTATCCCGCACATTACTGACGAAATTAAAAAATGTGTTCTCAGCCTTGCGAGTGACGATCTCGATGTTGCAATCATCGAAATCGGTGGTACAGTTGGTGATATTGAAGGTCTTCCATTCCTTGAAGCGATTCGCCAGCTGCGCACAGACCTCGGCCGCGAACACTGCATGTACATCCACCTTACTCTGGTTCCTTACCTCAAAGCTGCAGGCGAACACAAAACTAAGCCAACCCAGCACAGCGTAAAAGAACTTCGTTCTATTGGTATTCAGCCAGATATGATCATCTGTCGTTGTGAAAAACCAATTCAGGAACACCTCAAACACAAGATCGCTCTTTTCTGCAACGTAGACCGTGACGCAGTATTTTCCTGCGCAGACGTTGATAACATCTACGAAGTACCTCTCGCATTTTATGACGAAGGCCTCGACCAGAAAATTGCTATTATGCTTCGCCTTCCAGCGAAAAACGCGGATCTTGTCCCTTGGCAAAACCTGATCCATAACTTTAACAACCCTAAGGGTAGCGTAACAATCGGCATCGTCGGTAAATACGTTGACCTTAAAGAAGCATACAAAAGTCTTCATGAAGCACTGGTACACGGCGGCCTTGCTAACCGTGTTACAGTTGAGTTCGAGTACGTTAACTCTGAAGAAGTTAATACTAAGAACGTAGCTACCAAGCTTAAAGGTCTCGACGGCATTCTCGTACCGGGTGGCTTTGGTCATCGTGGTATTGAAGGAAAAATGCTTGCTATCAACTATGCACGTGAGAAAAAAATACCGTTCTTCGGTATTTGCCTCGGTATGCAGCTTGCTGTAATCGAATATGCTCGCAACGTTGTTGGCATTAAAGAAGCAACATCTGTTGAATTTGATGAAAACGCAAAAGAACCTCTCATCTACCTTATGACTGAGTGGTACGATTTCCGTAAAGAAGCAATTGAAAAACGTGACGAAGGTACAGACAAAGGCGGCACACTGCGTCTTGGTGCATACCCTTGTAAAATTCGTCCAAAAACCAACGCTCAGGTTGCGTACGGCGAAGAGTTAATCTCTGAACGTCACCGTCACCGTTACGAATTCAACAACGCATACTACAAACGTTTAGAAGAAGCAGGAATGAGCTTCTCTGGTGTTTCTCCAGACGAAACTCTCGTTGAAATTGTTGAAGTGAAAGACCATCCTTGGTTCCTCGCTTGTCAATTCCACCCAGAATTCAAGTCCACACCAATGAACCCGCATCCGCTTTTCCGCGAGTTCGTTAAGGCTTCTAAAACGAATAAAAAATAG
- a CDS encoding phosphoribosylformylglycinamidine synthase subunit PurQ, which yields MTQVNTLVITGYGTNCEVECAHAAKISGADRVEIKHFSDLISGDTSLTDFNFLILPGGFLDGDDLGAAQAAANRWRHAKTEQGEPLLDQLKTFFTNGGIIFGICNGFQLLVKLGLLPAIDELYFERQVSLSHNDSARYEDRWVHLAANAKSPCVFTKGIETLYIPVRHGEGKIIAKDEATLTALQENNLIALQYIDPDSGEVTQEYPMNPNGSPLGIAGLTDPSGRILGMMPHPEAYNHPTNHPGWTAGKEAELGTVLVKNGIDYLKSL from the coding sequence ATGACCCAGGTTAATACTCTGGTTATTACCGGCTATGGGACGAACTGCGAGGTTGAATGCGCGCACGCTGCAAAGATTTCTGGAGCGGATCGTGTTGAAATTAAGCATTTTTCTGACCTTATTTCCGGTGACACCAGTTTAACAGATTTCAATTTTTTGATTCTGCCGGGTGGTTTTCTTGATGGTGATGATCTGGGTGCTGCTCAAGCTGCCGCTAACCGCTGGCGGCATGCAAAAACAGAGCAAGGCGAACCGCTTCTCGATCAACTGAAAACCTTTTTTACCAATGGCGGCATCATATTCGGTATTTGCAACGGCTTCCAGCTGCTTGTAAAACTTGGATTATTGCCTGCGATTGACGAATTGTACTTTGAGCGCCAGGTTTCCTTATCACATAACGATTCTGCCCGATATGAAGATAGATGGGTACATCTTGCAGCTAATGCAAAAAGCCCATGTGTTTTTACAAAGGGTATTGAAACGTTGTACATTCCTGTGCGCCATGGCGAAGGAAAAATTATCGCTAAAGATGAAGCAACACTTACTGCTCTACAAGAAAATAACCTGATTGCTCTGCAATACATTGATCCGGACTCCGGTGAAGTTACGCAGGAATACCCAATGAACCCGAACGGTTCTCCTTTGGGCATTGCGGGTTTAACAGACCCTTCCGGACGTATTTTGGGCATGATGCCACATCCGGAAGCATATAACCACCCTACCAACCATCCAGGCTGGACTGCTGGTAAAGAAGCAGAACTCGGCACCGTTTTAGTTAAAAACGGCATAGACTACTTAAAGAGTCTGTAG
- the surE gene encoding 5'/3'-nucleotidase SurE — MQSRLPRILITNDDGVHSPGILAAIEAVSSFAEVTVVAPASQQTAMGRAYRGDPDACLIETTLTVCGVPYKAFSCEASPARTVDHGLKVLTGYKPDFIISGINYGENLGSSITSSGTVGAAMEAAYRGIPSIAVSLETPINTHLTYTEQNWAAATYFLQHFTKRAISEGFPRGIDLLKIDVPSCASIDSSWRVTRLSQNSYYRSLLPNACMESRLRDSVITKGHMQDEPTDTDIYAISVDKVVSVTPLCLDFTAHGSLKDLHKWGI; from the coding sequence ATGCAGTCACGTTTGCCTAGAATTTTAATTACAAATGACGATGGGGTGCATTCCCCCGGGATTTTGGCTGCTATTGAAGCTGTTTCATCTTTTGCAGAAGTCACTGTGGTTGCTCCGGCATCACAGCAGACTGCAATGGGGCGAGCTTATCGCGGTGATCCGGATGCTTGTTTAATCGAAACAACGCTAACCGTTTGCGGGGTTCCATATAAAGCCTTTTCATGTGAGGCATCCCCTGCACGTACTGTTGACCATGGCTTAAAAGTTTTGACTGGATATAAGCCCGATTTTATTATTTCCGGAATTAATTACGGCGAGAATCTTGGCTCAAGTATCACTAGTTCCGGTACGGTAGGCGCTGCAATGGAAGCGGCATATCGAGGTATTCCTTCTATTGCCGTTTCGTTGGAAACACCGATTAATACGCACCTTACGTACACCGAACAAAACTGGGCTGCCGCAACATATTTCTTACAGCATTTTACTAAACGAGCCATCTCAGAAGGTTTTCCTCGCGGTATCGATTTGTTGAAAATTGATGTGCCAAGTTGTGCATCTATTGACAGTTCATGGCGAGTAACCCGTCTTTCACAAAACTCTTATTATCGCTCTCTCCTTCCAAATGCCTGTATGGAGAGTCGTTTAAGAGATTCGGTGATAACCAAAGGACATATGCAAGATGAGCCGACAGATACAGATATTTACGCTATTTCTGTAGATAAGGTTGTTTCTGTCACGCCGCTTTGTCTCGATTTTACAGCTCATGGGAGCTTGAAAGACCTGCATAAGTGGGGAATTTAA
- a CDS encoding MBL fold metallo-hydrolase, producing MLTLTVLIENISRRDDLIPAKGLSILLEDGAERVLLDTGTDGAFLKNAETLGISLKDIEHVALSHGHYDHAGGVPALCELIADREQPPTLTCHPDCFIERHVGKVAGGCPVLVKKLDAGLDEAAVRASFVMHDSREPQKIGSKFLFLGEIPRNPKFKGGGSFGIAKHNGHFTNDSLYDDTGIVWEGKDGLVIITGCSHSGICNIIERAQELTGEKRIAAIVGGLHLRTAPIPQLYQIRKFFQHTGVRRSYACHCTGKWGSFWLPKNTPITTGDALKFQ from the coding sequence ATGCTTACATTGACTGTTCTTATTGAAAATATATCGCGAAGGGATGACCTTATTCCAGCAAAGGGGCTGTCCATTCTTCTGGAAGATGGTGCAGAAAGGGTGCTTTTAGATACCGGAACTGACGGTGCATTTCTAAAAAATGCTGAGACGCTAGGTATCTCACTGAAAGACATTGAACACGTCGCACTTTCACACGGTCATTATGACCATGCTGGTGGTGTTCCGGCACTTTGCGAATTGATTGCAGATCGAGAACAGCCGCCGACCCTCACATGTCATCCAGACTGCTTTATTGAACGCCATGTCGGGAAAGTCGCCGGAGGATGCCCAGTTCTAGTAAAAAAACTTGATGCTGGACTAGATGAAGCTGCCGTACGAGCAAGCTTTGTAATGCATGATTCAAGAGAACCACAGAAAATTGGCTCGAAATTTCTGTTCCTCGGAGAAATTCCAAGAAACCCCAAGTTCAAGGGTGGCGGTTCATTCGGCATAGCCAAGCATAACGGACACTTTACCAATGACTCTCTCTACGACGATACGGGAATTGTTTGGGAAGGAAAAGACGGGCTGGTCATAATAACAGGATGCAGTCATTCGGGTATTTGCAACATCATCGAAAGGGCGCAAGAGCTTACTGGAGAAAAAAGAATCGCTGCAATTGTTGGCGGCTTGCACCTTCGAACAGCGCCAATACCTCAGTTATACCAAATCCGAAAATTCTTCCAACATACCGGAGTACGACGTTCCTATGCTTGCCACTGTACAGGAAAATGGGGATCTTTCTGGTTACCGAAAAATACACCAATTACAACCGGTGATGCTCTCAAATTTCAATAA
- a CDS encoding DUF1254 domain-containing protein has protein sequence MSTNNIFKLFLVTFFIGFSTFAAAEIPNMDTSKWAVDPQKYEMSPKEYIQAESRAFLANFIERAELNKFHHFKTLATAEDKWVVSPNLDTIYSIATVNVQDGFTLKLPEVEDRFLSVQIITENHMTPFYFYGGGSHTFKASDFDSDFVAVGVRMGTNGTKEDVQYVVDKLQPKYFIEGAKNEDTLIRPDTKKMLVVREALLSAYNKLPDTFNAMQKSTDLVHDWEKFTYVTAGGWGLSADENAMYKPYSDPKLKGKTCYTATFQPIQAKAFFSITVYGPDKYLMSDDNNVIGSNHNISMNNDGTFTVVFGDTICKNLAPNFLYTPKDGWNYLIRAYKPDVEAFKKYKLPVLEKNSDQVSL, from the coding sequence ATGAGCACCAACAACATATTTAAACTATTCTTAGTTACCTTTTTCATCGGTTTTTCTACCTTTGCTGCTGCTGAAATCCCAAATATGGATACAAGCAAATGGGCCGTTGATCCCCAAAAATATGAAATGTCGCCCAAAGAATATATTCAGGCAGAATCAAGAGCTTTTTTAGCAAACTTTATTGAACGTGCAGAGCTGAATAAATTTCATCACTTTAAGACTCTCGCAACCGCGGAAGATAAATGGGTTGTATCTCCAAACCTCGACACGATCTATTCTATCGCAACGGTAAATGTACAAGATGGCTTCACTCTCAAGCTACCTGAAGTTGAAGATAGGTTCCTTTCTGTACAAATTATTACTGAGAATCACATGACTCCATTTTATTTCTATGGTGGTGGAAGTCACACATTCAAAGCTTCAGATTTTGATTCAGATTTTGTAGCAGTTGGAGTTCGGATGGGTACCAACGGAACAAAAGAAGATGTCCAGTATGTTGTCGATAAATTGCAGCCCAAATACTTCATTGAAGGAGCAAAAAACGAAGATACTCTGATTCGCCCCGACACAAAAAAAATGTTGGTAGTACGAGAGGCGTTACTTTCTGCATACAACAAATTGCCCGACACATTCAATGCGATGCAAAAAAGCACAGATCTAGTTCATGACTGGGAAAAATTTACATACGTAACCGCAGGCGGGTGGGGACTTTCAGCAGACGAAAATGCAATGTATAAACCATATTCCGATCCCAAACTTAAGGGTAAAACTTGCTACACAGCAACGTTTCAGCCCATACAAGCGAAAGCTTTTTTCTCAATCACGGTCTACGGTCCTGACAAATATCTAATGTCAGATGACAACAACGTAATTGGCTCAAATCATAATATATCTATGAATAATGATGGAACATTTACGGTGGTCTTTGGTGATACAATTTGCAAAAACTTGGCACCAAATTTTTTGTACACACCAAAAGATGGTTGGAATTACCTGATCCGAGCATACAAACCCGATGTTGAAGCTTTTAAAAAATATAAACTCCCCGTTTTGGAAAAAAACTCCGATCAGGTAAGTCTATAA
- the wtpA gene encoding tungstate ABC transporter substrate-binding protein WtpA translates to MCNKWLFRVCALFLLVFGLICTPNISFAQPSGKLVIFHAGSLSVPFAAMEKAFEAKYPEVDVQRQAGGSTKLARLISEVGQKADIMASADYVVINKNLIPKYASWNVRFASNQMVLCYTDKSKFADTISSKNWYKVLQNKDVVWGHSDPNLDPCGYRACMVLQLAEKFYGVKGLNDKLVANRPAKNVRPKSVELISLLQSGHMDYAWEYRSVAVQHGLKFITLDPHMNLGDYKLTSFYKNAVVKVTGKKPGTFINRKGKSITYGITMLDGAKNKEAAELFLAFMLSPEGGMQVLKDKGQPPFIPARTTAEGMNDVPLSLRKFVEVRD, encoded by the coding sequence ATGTGTAATAAATGGTTATTCCGTGTCTGTGCTTTGTTTTTGCTAGTTTTTGGTTTGATCTGCACTCCAAATATTTCGTTTGCTCAGCCTTCCGGAAAATTAGTGATTTTCCATGCGGGTAGTCTTTCTGTTCCTTTTGCCGCAATGGAAAAAGCTTTTGAAGCAAAATACCCAGAGGTTGATGTTCAGCGTCAAGCTGGTGGCTCTACTAAACTTGCTCGTCTTATTTCCGAAGTAGGTCAAAAAGCAGATATTATGGCATCTGCCGACTACGTTGTGATTAACAAAAACCTTATCCCGAAATATGCATCCTGGAACGTGCGTTTTGCATCTAACCAGATGGTGCTCTGCTACACTGATAAATCAAAATTTGCTGATACAATTTCCAGCAAGAACTGGTACAAAGTTTTACAGAACAAAGATGTAGTATGGGGACATTCTGACCCTAACCTTGATCCTTGTGGCTACAGAGCATGTATGGTGCTGCAGCTTGCTGAAAAATTCTATGGGGTCAAAGGATTAAACGACAAATTGGTTGCTAACCGCCCTGCTAAAAACGTTCGCCCTAAGTCCGTTGAACTTATTTCATTACTCCAGTCCGGACACATGGATTATGCTTGGGAATATCGCTCTGTTGCAGTGCAGCACGGTCTTAAATTTATTACTCTTGACCCGCACATGAACCTTGGTGATTACAAACTTACTTCGTTTTACAAAAATGCTGTTGTCAAAGTTACTGGTAAAAAACCGGGAACCTTTATTAACCGCAAAGGTAAGTCCATCACTTACGGTATCACCATGTTAGATGGTGCTAAAAACAAAGAAGCTGCTGAACTTTTCCTCGCGTTTATGCTTTCTCCAGAAGGCGGCATGCAAGTTCTTAAAGATAAGGGCCAGCCACCATTCATTCCTGCACGTACCACTGCTGAAGGTATGAATGATGTTCCGCTTTCACTTAGAAAATTTGTTGAAGTTCGTGACTAA
- a CDS encoding ABC transporter permease, translating into MRAFFGFLHNFWFAFSSLLIILYIALPLGKTITAPTMERLLETLRDPDVIASVWLSMSTAATAGLLALVFGTPLAYLLARSKFPGKRIVESLIDLPIMIPHPVIGISILTITNPNTYFGSILESLGVEIMGTRTGIVSVLFFVGLPFYISAVKTGVESIPVRLEKVSRSLGASKAQTFLRITLPLSWRHMLVGIIMCMARALSEFGAVIIVAYHPMIAPVLMYERFTAYGLAWSQPVAVILILVSLLFFIGMRAIPLPDRDQI; encoded by the coding sequence TTGCGAGCCTTCTTCGGCTTTCTTCATAATTTTTGGTTTGCTTTCTCTTCTCTTTTAATCATTCTTTACATTGCCCTCCCGTTGGGAAAAACCATTACAGCTCCAACGATGGAAAGATTGTTGGAAACGCTGCGTGACCCCGATGTCATAGCTTCTGTGTGGCTCTCTATGTCTACCGCTGCTACGGCGGGGTTGCTTGCGCTTGTGTTCGGAACGCCACTGGCCTACTTACTTGCGCGTTCAAAATTTCCCGGAAAACGTATTGTTGAAAGTCTTATTGATCTGCCGATTATGATTCCCCACCCGGTAATAGGCATATCTATTCTTACTATTACTAATCCCAACACATACTTTGGCAGTATTTTAGAATCTCTCGGAGTTGAGATAATGGGGACGCGTACGGGGATCGTTAGTGTGTTGTTTTTTGTAGGACTGCCCTTTTATATTTCAGCAGTTAAGACAGGCGTTGAATCTATTCCCGTTCGTCTAGAAAAAGTTTCACGTTCTCTTGGCGCAAGTAAGGCGCAAACCTTTTTACGGATAACTTTACCTCTTTCGTGGCGTCATATGCTGGTGGGCATCATCATGTGTATGGCTCGTGCATTAAGCGAATTTGGTGCTGTGATTATCGTCGCGTACCACCCTATGATTGCACCAGTCCTGATGTATGAACGGTTTACAGCCTACGGTTTGGCATGGTCACAGCCTGTAGCTGTCATTCTTATTCTCGTCAGCTTGCTCTTTTTTATTGGTATGCGGGCAATACCATTACCGGATAGAGATCAAATATGA